CGAGCGCTTCCTGCTGGCGGCCGTCGCCCACCTGACGCACGCGCACGAGGTCGCCAGCCTTCGCCGGATCGGCCAGGCGCTGCACGAGCACGGCGTGAAGCTGCAGGGCATGGAGCTGTCGACGGCTCCCCAAGTGCTGACGGACTGGGAGATCATCGAGCCCGTCGGGCGCGACGCATTCCGGTTCAGGGTCGACTTCCTCCGCCAGTGGATCCTCACGAAGCACTCGCTCGACGAGGCGAAACGCGAGCTCGAGCAGGTCAGCGCGCGCGCCGTGCGTGACTACGAGCAGGCGCGCCGGCTGCACCACGACGGCGAGCTCGATGAGGCGATCTCGGCCTACCACCGTGCGCTCGCCGCCAACCCAAACCATGCCCGCGCACAGCTCGGGCTGGCGCAGGCGCTGTACGAACGCGGTCAGCTCGAGCACGCGATCGACGCCTTCGAGAAGGCGTACCGAACGGATGTCGAGAGCGCGCGCGACGGGCTGGTGGCGGCGCACCGCGACACCGGCATCACGCTCGAGTCCGAGGGCCGTTTCGATCAGGCGCGGCCGCACTACCAGCGGATCCTGGACATCACGCCGGACGACCCGCTCGCCCTGCAGCGAATGCGCAACACGTGGCGCGCCACAGCCGGCTCGCATCTGGCCGCCGGACGCTGGGAACAGGCCGTCGAGGCCTATCGCGAGGCGCTGCGCTACGTGCCCGACGATGCCGTCATCCAGCTGGCCGTCACCGAGCTCGAACAGCGCCACCTCGAGGCGGAAGCACTCAAGCGGCGCCGTCAGCAGCTGGAGCGTGCCGTGCTGGAAGCGCGCTTGCGGGAGGAGCAGACACGGCGTGAGCAGCTGGAGCGGACGGTGGCGTTCATGCTTCCGCGCTTCGCTGCGATTACAATAGGCCTCGGCCTGATCAGCGCGGTTGCCGTCGGGGTGGCGCCCGCGCAATGGCAGCCGCGGCTGTGGCCGTTGCTCGTGATCTCGCCCGCCGTCATCCTGGCCGGCTACCTGTGGTCTCGCCACAGGCTGATGCGCGGCCCGGCGACAAGCGATGAACCGTTGGCGCGCGAGGCGCCGCGGACCGAAAGCGGCCCTGCCCTCGCCCGGATCGACGGGTCCGAACCATCGGAAGCCGGGCCGCTCAGTTGAGAGTGGGTCCATGAACGAACCGTCCGACCTCACAACGCTTCACAGGCTGCGCGCCGCGGACAACCCGTTCACGCCGCACGCGCCGGCCGTCCATTCGATGTTCGTCGGCCGCGACCGCGAGATCGACCTGATCTTCGGCCATCTGTTGGCCGCGCAACGCGGCAACGTCGCCGTCAGCGGCCCGTTGGGCAGCGGCAAGTCGAGCGTGCTCCAGTACATCGCCCACCCTGAGATCGCCGCGCGCTATGGCGCGCTGCCGTCCAGCACACTGCTGCAGTACGTCGATGTGCAGAGCGTGACCCCGTTCACGTTCGAGGCCTTCTGGCGACGGGTCGCCCGTCTCGCGGGCCGGACACCCGGCGCGGCCGCCGCTTCGCTCGCCCCACTGGCCGACACGCCGATCCTCGACCTCATCGCCGTCGAGATCGTGCTCGACGATTTGGCCGACAAGGGCGGCGTGCTCGTGCTGCTGCTCGATGAGTTCGAGTGGGCGGTG
Above is a window of Candidatus Avedoeria danica DNA encoding:
- a CDS encoding tetratricopeptide repeat protein; translation: MQRGEIVANPYILTPLTDGVGFFGRDSVLQFVRNTLNSPYQNVIVLFGQRRIGKTSLIHQLRQSGETPAGCRPIYFDLQGRAEHALAQVLYGLAREISRSLAIELPPRAAFEDETFFQYVFLPEVYRVIGNDRLLVLVDEFDVLGGEHVPPDAAYHVLFGYLQDLLIDEQRHLTFIFVVGRRLDELPSRIKATFKSAQCKRISLLDRASATDLIVEPARGLVSYDRDAVEKLHALTSGHPYFLQLLCYELFDRCIRQGNTRITADDISDDVLEQAMELGMGGLAWFWDEFPPAERFLLAAVAHLTHAHEVASLRRIGQALHEHGVKLQGMELSTAPQVLTDWEIIEPVGRDAFRFRVDFLRQWILTKHSLDEAKRELEQVSARAVRDYEQARRLHHDGELDEAISAYHRALAANPNHARAQLGLAQALYERGQLEHAIDAFEKAYRTDVESARDGLVAAHRDTGITLESEGRFDQARPHYQRILDITPDDPLALQRMRNTWRATAGSHLAAGRWEQAVEAYREALRYVPDDAVIQLAVTELEQRHLEAEALKRRRQQLERAVLEARLREEQTRREQLERTVAFMLPRFAAITIGLGLISAVAVGVAPAQWQPRLWPLLVISPAVILAGYLWSRHRLMRGPATSDEPLAREAPRTESGPALARIDGSEPSEAGPLS